Proteins from a single region of Chitinibacter bivalviorum:
- a CDS encoding pilus assembly PilX family protein, with product MRKNQEGFILIVALMLLVIVTILVVNGMRSTTMNEKMAGNYMDRNRAFQAAEQGIRQASAFLQSNADACLSGCTNSNTSGSGPLVTSIPATWSNTYARDVSLGTGQLSSAKYLINQLPTTFLPTDGSKASCIPYSIMSRGQGIDSRSVVILQSTAFVCPTS from the coding sequence ATGAGAAAAAATCAGGAAGGTTTTATTTTAATTGTAGCCCTAATGCTGTTGGTAATTGTAACTATTCTAGTAGTAAATGGTATGCGTAGTACAACTATGAACGAAAAAATGGCTGGCAATTATATGGATAGAAATAGAGCTTTTCAAGCCGCTGAACAAGGAATCAGGCAAGCATCGGCTTTTTTACAAAGTAATGCGGATGCTTGCCTATCTGGTTGTACCAATAGCAATACTTCAGGATCAGGACCCTTAGTCACTTCAATACCTGCAACTTGGAGTAATACATATGCGAGAGATGTTTCACTTGGTACTGGTCAATTGTCATCAGCAAAATACCTTATCAATCAATTACCAACTACTTTTTTACCTACTGATGGATCAAAAGCAAGTTGTATCCCTTATAGCATTATGAGTCGAGGACAAGGTATAGATTCACGTTCTGTAGTTATTCTTCAATCAACTGCATTTGTTTGCCCTACAAGTTAA
- a CDS encoding type IV pilin protein: MKKNNDGFTLIELMIVIAIIGILSAIALPAYQQYIIKTRRADVQRQLTSQAQSLERYFTSNGTYVSSGTTCAVNNETNTYYTITSVCNTPTTFTITATAITTKSQASDGDLTLDNTGARTGKWAN, translated from the coding sequence ATGAAAAAAAATAATGATGGTTTTACTTTGATTGAATTAATGATTGTAATTGCAATTATTGGCATTCTTTCAGCAATAGCGTTACCTGCATACCAACAATATATTATTAAAACACGTAGGGCTGATGTTCAGCGACAATTGACATCACAAGCACAATCATTGGAAAGATATTTTACGTCTAATGGGACCTACGTTTCTTCTGGTACAACTTGTGCAGTGAATAATGAAACCAATACCTACTATACGATTACAAGTGTATGTAATACTCCAACTACATTTACTATTACTGCAACTGCAATAACTACAAAATCTCAGGCAAGTGATGGTGATCTTACACTTGATAATACAGGTGCAAGAACAGGGAAGTGGGCAAATTAA
- a CDS encoding TlpA disulfide reductase family protein — protein sequence MKTRLQVISVSLLAVVLGGYLLYSQQEQLPTQAPMTTLDGQQIKLSDYQGKVVLVNFWATSCTGCMQEMPELKKLQLKYGADRFQTVAIAMSYDNIEYIKNYKNKEKIPFKIIYDADGKIAQSFGGVTLTPTNFLIGKDGKLLKKYIGIPDYTEIISKL from the coding sequence ATGAAAACCCGTCTACAAGTGATCAGTGTTAGCCTACTTGCAGTAGTACTTGGTGGCTATTTGCTGTACTCACAGCAAGAACAGCTACCAACTCAAGCACCAATGACGACCTTAGATGGACAACAGATCAAATTATCTGACTACCAAGGTAAAGTTGTATTGGTCAACTTCTGGGCCACCAGCTGTACGGGCTGTATGCAAGAAATGCCTGAATTGAAAAAATTACAGCTCAAATATGGTGCTGATCGTTTTCAAACAGTTGCCATCGCAATGAGTTATGACAATATTGAATATATTAAAAACTATAAAAATAAAGAAAAAATACCATTCAAAATTATTTATGATGCAGATGGGAAAATTGCGCAAAGTTTTGGCGGAGTAACATTAACGCCAACCAATTTTTTGATAGGAAAAGATGGAAAATTATTAAAAAAATATATAGGAATTCCAGACTATACTGAAATTATTAGTAAATTATAA
- the ylqF gene encoding ribosome biogenesis GTPase YlqF, giving the protein MAIQWFPGHMHVARKKVAETLAIVDVVIEIVDARMPLSSSNPMIEKLRQHRQRPALKILNKADLADPALNKVWLEWFRAQPGTEAILLGEDNKKEALKKIPQLCLRLAPFRTGVEKPLRAMIMGIPNVGKSTLLNTLAQRKVAKVADTPGVTKSQQRIETLGGVILYDTPGLMWPKVEHEPSGFRLALGGSIGRNAYDEVEVAYFAIEQLKERYPAALMARYKLPDLNGEVEELFQRIGRKRGAVMSGGVIDEQKTADLIITDYRTKAIGRMTLETPDDFIGVDLGSGEDVPPEAVENEEDAN; this is encoded by the coding sequence ATGGCGATTCAGTGGTTTCCGGGGCATATGCATGTGGCTCGCAAGAAAGTGGCTGAGACTTTGGCCATCGTTGATGTCGTGATCGAGATCGTTGATGCGCGTATGCCTTTGTCGAGTAGCAATCCTATGATTGAAAAGCTACGTCAGCATCGTCAGCGGCCAGCTTTGAAAATTTTGAATAAAGCCGACTTGGCTGACCCTGCGCTCAATAAGGTGTGGTTGGAGTGGTTTCGAGCCCAACCGGGTACCGAAGCGATTTTGCTGGGTGAAGATAATAAGAAAGAAGCGCTCAAAAAAATCCCGCAACTGTGTTTGCGTTTAGCTCCGTTTCGCACTGGGGTGGAAAAACCTTTGCGTGCGATGATTATGGGTATTCCGAATGTCGGTAAATCGACGCTGCTTAATACTCTGGCGCAGCGTAAAGTGGCCAAGGTGGCCGATACGCCGGGTGTGACCAAATCTCAGCAGCGGATTGAAACGCTGGGTGGGGTGATTTTGTACGATACGCCAGGTTTGATGTGGCCAAAAGTGGAGCACGAGCCATCTGGATTTCGATTGGCGCTGGGCGGCTCAATTGGTCGCAATGCCTACGATGAAGTTGAAGTGGCTTACTTTGCAATCGAGCAACTGAAAGAGCGTTATCCAGCGGCTTTGATGGCACGCTATAAATTGCCTGATCTGAATGGTGAAGTGGAAGAGTTATTCCAGCGTATTGGCCGCAAGCGGGGCGCGGTCATGAGCGGTGGTGTGATTGATGAGCAAAAAACTGCGGATTTGATCATTACCGATTACCGAACCAAAGCGATTGGCCGGATGACGCTGGAAACGCCTGATGATTTTATCGGGGTGGATTTGGGTTCGGGTGAAGATGTACCGCCTGAAGCGGTTGAAAACGAAGAAGATGCAAATTAA
- the zapB gene encoding cell division protein ZapB, translating to MEAELGNLEEKVRQLADLCRHLRDENRTLRQELLQTQHENQHLTTKLAGTKERVATILAKLPEDMV from the coding sequence ATGGAAGCAGAATTGGGTAATTTGGAAGAAAAAGTGCGGCAGCTCGCTGACCTTTGTCGCCATTTACGCGATGAAAATCGCACCTTGCGGCAAGAGTTGCTGCAAACACAGCATGAAAATCAGCACTTAACGACCAAATTAGCCGGCACCAAAGAACGTGTCGCGACGATTTTGGCCAAGTTGCCGGAGGACATGGTATGA
- a CDS encoding cell division protein ZapA gives MSDAIKQLDISIMGREFRVACPESEEATLLQAVQLLDNRMHEIRGNGKVIGLEKIAIMAALNMTHEFLQTKVPGGIDIGAFQRRIDGMNSTIDAVLQEQTELF, from the coding sequence ATGAGCGATGCGATCAAGCAGTTGGATATTTCGATTATGGGGCGCGAGTTTCGCGTCGCTTGCCCTGAAAGTGAAGAGGCCACTTTATTGCAAGCGGTGCAGTTGCTCGATAATCGAATGCATGAGATTCGCGGCAATGGCAAAGTGATCGGTTTGGAGAAGATTGCGATCATGGCGGCACTCAATATGACGCATGAGTTTCTGCAGACCAAAGTCCCCGGTGGAATTGACATTGGTGCGTTTCAGCGTAGAATCGATGGCATGAATTCAACGATTGATGCGGTGTTGCAAGAGCAAACCGAGCTCTTCTAA
- a CDS encoding 5-formyltetrahydrofolate cyclo-ligase, translated as MLQSNPPTNPELRRQLRQARLAISPVDRLASAWSITRSQPILNRLRRGKKIALYVPVGGEFPTWPLILTALHRGCQVFLPQTPQRGRQLRFVRLDARSSWSLGKFNIPVPNHTEQCRPKDLDTVFVPLLGFDHQLARMGQGGGYYDSTFAFRRLRRTWQQPKLIGLAFQIQQVANLPVNTWDLRLDALQTECNYLHPALHQT; from the coding sequence ATGCTTCAATCAAACCCCCCCACAAATCCTGAGCTAAGACGGCAACTACGTCAGGCTCGTTTAGCGATTTCTCCAGTAGATCGACTTGCATCAGCTTGGTCCATTACGCGATCACAACCTATACTCAATCGCCTACGTCGCGGCAAAAAAATTGCGCTGTATGTTCCCGTGGGTGGTGAATTTCCAACTTGGCCTTTGATCTTGACCGCGCTGCATCGCGGGTGCCAGGTTTTCCTGCCGCAAACGCCGCAGCGAGGACGACAATTGCGCTTTGTTCGGCTGGATGCGCGTTCAAGCTGGAGTTTGGGCAAATTTAATATTCCAGTCCCCAACCACACTGAACAATGCAGGCCAAAAGATTTGGATACCGTATTTGTGCCTTTATTGGGGTTTGATCATCAATTGGCGCGAATGGGGCAGGGCGGCGGTTACTACGACAGCACTTTTGCGTTTCGCCGTCTGCGGCGAACTTGGCAACAGCCCAAATTAATTGGCCTTGCATTTCAGATTCAGCAGGTCGCTAATTTGCCCGTAAATACTTGGGATTTACGACTCGATGCGCTGCAAACTGAGTGCAACTATTTACACCCTGCTTTGCATCAAACTTAA
- a CDS encoding HPr family phosphocarrier protein, which yields MAAIVSSPVSIVNATGLHARPAANVVNVAKQYQSDIKLVFKAIEANAKSVVSVMGLDVSLGDKIQIKADGPDAQAAITALTQVISSGCGEK from the coding sequence ATGGCTGCCATTGTTTCTTCCCCAGTGAGTATCGTTAACGCCACCGGTCTGCACGCTCGTCCAGCTGCGAATGTAGTGAATGTAGCGAAACAATATCAATCGGATATCAAATTGGTGTTTAAGGCGATTGAAGCTAACGCCAAATCAGTGGTGTCGGTGATGGGTTTGGACGTTAGCCTAGGTGACAAAATCCAGATCAAGGCCGATGGCCCCGATGCTCAGGCAGCGATTACTGCCCTGACTCAGGTTATTTCTTCTGGCTGCGGCGAAAAGTAA